From Chionomys nivalis chromosome 21, mChiNiv1.1, whole genome shotgun sequence, a single genomic window includes:
- the Plekhg4 gene encoding puratrophin-1, whose amino-acid sequence MEGPLEGGDVPSDSQGLAAEGRFAVCGFGNTQEEEEPAHQIQSMDPRPSTPAGETQGRGLQKGSLSEKPKSLPEQRAADGSGDCRRSILGGLPAQAEEPAFSGVENLLYPVSSHVSLTQGEDDDQGGGLIGDPGPGKELPAVVGPLSEMPSKLLGADPHGFGFPQPADYLLAQDLTWELLASGMAALPGTRDVEGRAVLLLCAHSPAWLHPKCNSHELLSLLFYLRGIPRSEVQALGLTILVDARICSPNPSLLWGLSQLQQAAPGAVHQVLLLGKMPEEMPPALQFKQLSSHQRLLAHIPNVGLPASLGGCLPYSHQAWLNFRMRLETLQQKCQETCALLQGIINSMKALRQPMASGEVAQLLQQARSLMQRVLDSPQLSWLQSQGSLELAQLKQGMPEVILSPDYRSSVDKADELYGEVDELLHQLTLQSNQRVRALELLQMLEAQEGGLRQIEVWLEEVGWPALEEPGEPSLDMLLQAQGPFQELDQIAQEQVKQGEKLLQPLADCEAAELGPLGKRFLTLRSQLTEFSRALTQRHQRLADAQKLFQFFKQATTWIEEGQRVLIELEQEQPEVVLQRLQLHWTRHPDLPPAHFRKMWALATGLGSEGIRQECRWAWAQCQDTWLALDQKLEAALKPPSGNSTATLRARRAPAIPTIPPLRKAYSFDRNLGQHLGDTVHYGHYATTVSDSHRPEAGSDVRPRSSPPVPLSSSSDFRNPNRLQLVLAEMVATEREYVRALDYTMQNYFPELDRPDVPQGLRGQRAHLFGNLEKLRDFHYHFFLRELEVCTRHPPRVAYAFLRHRVQFGMYALYSKNKPRSDALMSSYGHTFFKEKQQALGDHLDLASYLLKPIQRMSKYALLLQELARACGGPAQELGALQAAQSLVHFQLRHGNDLLAMDAIQGCDVNLKEQGQLVRQDEFTVRAGRHKACRRVFLFEELLLFSKPRRGPAGVDIFTYKRSFKMADLGLTECCGESKLRFEIWFRRRKARDLFVLQASDVATKQAWTADISRLLWRQAVRNKEVRMAEMASMGVGNKAFWDIAPSEEAISDRNIDCVLKRRGVRSRASIAVAPFEYDNPYMGALSSLPGDRASCSVVGSLNLHLYRDPALLGVPWCLYPPNFPEEAALEAEAELGSYPSLTPEDSEVSSQCPSASGSSGSDSSCVSGQTLTRGLEDLSCEQPSWSSFLMSVDTN is encoded by the exons ATGGAAGGGCCTCTTGAGGGTGGGGATGTCCCCTCAGACTCCCAGGGCCTTGCTGCAGAGGGGAGGTTTGCTGTGTGCGGTTTCGGGAAcacccaggaggaggaggaacctgCTCACCAGATCCAGTCTATGGACCCCAGACCTTCAACACCAGCAGGGGAAACCCAAGGCAGAGGGCTCCAGAAAGGCTCCTTGTCCGAGAAGCCTAAATCTCTTCCAGAGCAGAGGGCTGCAGATGGGTCAGGGGACTGCCGGAGGAGCATATTAGGAGGCCTCCCTGCCCAGGCAGAGGAGCCAGCCTTCTCTGGAGTGGAAAACCTCTTGTACCCTGTGTCCTCTCACGTCAGCCTGACACAGGGTGAGGATGACGACCAAGGGGGAGGCTTGATAGGGGACCCGGGGCCAGGCAAAGAGCTGCCAGCTGTCGTTGGCCCTTTATCAGAGATGCCATCAAAGCTACTGGGGGCAG ACCCTCATGGATTCGGCTTCCCTCAGCCTGCTGACTACCTCCTAGCTCAAGACCTCACCTGGGAGTTGCTGGCCAGTGGCATGGCTGCCCTACCAG GGACACGTGATGTAGAAGGCCGAGCAGTGTTGCTTCTCTGTGCCCACAGTCCAGCTTGGCTTCATCCCAAGTGCAATAGCCATGAGCTTCTGAGCCTTTTGTTCTACCTGCGAGGCATCCCCAG GTCCGAAGTCCAGGCCCTGGGACTGACCATACTAGTTGATGCCCGAATTTGTTCCCCGAACCCTTCTCTCCTCTGGGGCCTCAGCCAGCTACAA CAGGCAgccccaggagctgtgcaccaaGTGCTGCTGCTTGGAAAGATGCCAGAGGAAATGCCTCCAGCACTTCAG TTCAAACAGCTGTCTTCTCATCAGCGCTTACTGGCCCACATTCCTAACGTGGGGCTGCCTGCTTCACTGGGAGGATGCCTGCCTTacagccaccaagcctggctgaaTTTCCGGATG CGCCTGGAAACCCTACAGCAGAAATGCCAGGAGACTTGTGCCCTGCTCCAGGGGATCATTAACAGTATGAAGGCTCTACGGCAACCAATGGCGTCTGGG GAAGTTGCCCAGCTGCTACAGCAGGCACGGTCCCTCATGCAGCGGGTGTTAGATTCACCACAGTTATCATGGCTGCAAAGCCAGGGAAGCCTGGAGCTGGCACAGCTGAAGCAAGGGATGCCGGAGGTGATCTTGAGCCCTGATTACAG GTCTTCAGTAGACAAGGCTGATGAGCTGTACGGTGAAGTGGATGAACTGTTGCATCAGCTAACTCTGCAGAGCAACCAGCGAGTGCGGGCCCTAGAGCTCCTCCAAATGCTGGAAGCCCAGGAGGGCGGGCTGCGCCAG ATTGAAGTGTGGCTAGAGGAGGTGGGCTGGCCAGCACTGGAGGAACCAGGGGAGCCCTCGCTGGACATGTTGCTCCAGGCCCAAGGCCCTTTTCAAGAGCTTGACCAGATTGCCCAG GAACAGGTCAAGCAAGGGGAGAAGTTACTGCAGCCACTGGCTGACTGCGAAGCCGCTGAACTGGGACCTCTTGGAAAGCGCTTTCTGACCCTGAGATCCCAGCTGACAGAATTTTCCAGAGCTTTGACCCAGAGGCACCAGCGATTGGCAGATGCCCAGAAGCTGTTTCAGTTCTTCAAGCAG GCCACAACATGGATTGAGGAGGGGCAGCGGGTACTGATAGAGCTGGAACAGGAGCAACCAGAGGTTGTGCTGCAGCGGCTGCAGCTGCACTGGACCAGACATCCTGACTTGCCTCCTGCTCACTTCCGGAAAATGTGGGCTCTTGCCACAGGCCTAGGCTCAGAAGGCATCCGCCAGGAGTGTCGCTGGGCCTGGGCACAGTGCCAGGACACCTGGCTGGCTCTGGATCAGAAGCTTGAGGCAGCACTAAAGCCACCATCAGGAAACAGCACAGCTACCTTGCGTGCCAGGCGGGCCCCTGCTATACCCACCATTCCTCCACTGAGGAAGGCGTACAGCTTTGATCGGAATCTGGGGCAGCATCTTGGTGACACTGTCCATTATGGCCACTATGCAACAACTGTTTCTGACTCCCACAGACCTGAGGCTGGAAGTGATGTCCGGCCCAGGTCATCCCCTCCTGTGCCTCTGTCAAGCAGTTCTGACTTCAGGAACCCCAACAG GTTGCAGCTAGTATTGGCGGAGATGGTGGCCACAGAGCGTGAGTATGTCCGGGCCCTCGATTATACCATGCAGAACTACTTCCCTGAGCTAGATCGACCTGATGTACCCCAGGGCCTTCGTGGCCAGCGTGCACACCTCTTTGGCAACCTTGAGAAGCTTCGGGATTTTCACTATCATTTTTTCCTGCGTGAGCTGGAGGTTTGCACCCGGCACCCACCTCGAGTGGCTTATGCCTTCCTGCGCCAT AGGGTGCAGTTTGGGATGTATGCACTCTACAGCAAGAATAAACCTCGTTCTGATGCCTTGATGAGCAGCTATGGTCACACCTTCTTCAAG gaaaagcagcaagcactggGAGACCACCTGGATTTGGCTTCCTACCTATTAAAGCCCATCCAGCGCATGAGCAAATATGCCTTACTGCTGCAGGAGCTAGCAAGGGCCTGTGGGGGCCCCGCACAAGAGCTGGGTGCCCTTCAGGCAGCCCAGAGCCTTGTGCACTTCCAACTGAGACATGGCAATGACCTGCTAGCCATGGATGCCATCCAAGGCTGTGAC GTTAACCTCAAGGAACAGGGGCAGTTGGTGCGACAGGATGAGTTCACAGTGCGGGCTGGGCGCCATAAGGCCTGTCGTCGTGTTTTTCTCTTTGAGGAGCTGCTGCTCTTCAGCAAGCCTCGTCGTGGGCCTGCAGGTGTTGACATATTTACCTACAAACGTTCCTTCAAA ATGGCCGACCTTGGCCTCACTGAATGCTGTGGGGAAAGCAAGCTGCGCTTTGAGATCTGGTTCCGTCGTCGCAAGGCCAGGGACCTGTTTGTGCTGCAGGCCTCTGACGTGGCCACCAAACAAGCCTGGACAGCTGATATTTCCCGCCTGCTCTGGAGGCAGGCTGTCCGCAACAAGG AGGTGCGCATGGCTGAGATGGCATCCATGGGTGTGGGGAACAAGGCCTTCTGGGACATTGCCCCCAGTGAGGAAGCTATCAGTGACCGCAACATTGACTGTGTCCTAAAGAGACGAG GTGTTCGCTCTAGGGCCTCCATTGCCGTGGCTCCATTTGAGTATGACAACCCCTATATGGGTGCCTTGAGCTCCCTTCCTGGAGACCGTGCCTCTTGTTCTGTTGTGGGGTCTCTCAATCTGCACCTGTACAGAGACCCCGCTCTTCTGGGTGTTCCCTGGTGCCTGTATCCACCCAACTTCCCAGAGGAAGCAGcgctggaagctgaggcagagttGGGCAGCTACCCCTCTCTAA CTCCTGAGGACTCAGAGGTCTCATCCCAGTGCCCATCAGCCAGTGGCTCTAGTGGTTCTGACAGCAGCTGTGTGTCAGGACAGACCCTGACCAGAGGCCTTGAGGACTTGTCCTGT GAACAGCCTTCTTGGTCATCCTTTCTGATGTCTGTAGACACCAACTGA
- the Kctd19 gene encoding BTB/POZ domain-containing protein KCTD19, whose amino-acid sequence MQEEPGMLHESAEDLFHFNVGGWHFSVPRSKLAQFPDSLLWKEASALTSAESQRLFIDRDGSTFRHVHYYLYTSKLSFSSCAELNLLYEQALGLQLMPLLQTLDNLKEGKHHLRVRPADIPVAERASLNYWRTWKCISKPSEFPIKSPAFTGLHDKAPLGLMDTPLLDTEEEVHYCFLPLDLVAKYPSLVTEDNLLWLAETVALIECECSEFRFIVNFLRSHKILLPDNFSNMDVLEAEVEILEIPELTEAVRLYRMSIALQPKLGPKGGLLRLGQEEPNLGWETKLHRGCSRASCPPPSPGKGGRTASLESVKPLYMMALGLLVKYPDSALGQLRIESTLDGSRLYITGNGVLFQHVKNWLGTCRLPLTETISEVYELCAFLDKRDITYEPMKVALKTHLEPRTLPPMDVLDEEWTAGITIYSPQQIIKLYVGSHWYATTLQTLMKYPELLSNTQRVYWITYGQTLLIHGDGQMFRHILNFLRLGKLFLPSEFKEWPLFCQEVEEYHIPALSEALAQCEAYKSWTQEKESENEEAFPIRKLHVMTEGTGSMAEFSRDAKETTTCMPVDFQDCGDRTPWNKAKGNLTRSSQMEEAEQYTRTIQVSLCRNAKRGGNPSTYSHCSGLCANPRHWGGHSESPPKKKCTTINLTQKSDAKDPPVTPMQKLISLVREWDMVNCKQWEFQPVAASRGSNLEEATLHVPSGSEAASQPGTSAAWKTHSINSEKDTGPQTGPGAGAGVKDKGPEPTFKPYFPTKRAVTLKDWGKQRPKERETPAPEQPLPTVNGTENPGVILKVTHPPVVGSDGSCMFFEDSIIYTTQMDVKHTSLTASPQPREVTFLSFSLSWEEMFYAQKCHRFLTDIILDSIRQKDPKAITAKVVSLAYRLWTLNISPKQFVVDLLAITGFKDDRHTQERLYSWVELTLPFARKYGRCMDLLIQRGLSRSVSYSVLGKYLQEG is encoded by the exons ATGCAG GAGGAGCCTGGCATGCTGCATGAATCAGCAGAGGACTTGTTTCATTTCAATGTTGGGGGCTGGCATTTCTCAGTTCCCAGAAGCAAACTTGCTCAATTCCCAGACTCACTGCTGTGGAAAGAGGCTTCAGCCTTGACATCTGCAGAAAGCCAGAGGCTGTTCATTGACAGAGATGGCTCCACATTTAGGCATGTGCACTATTACCTCTACACTTCCAAGCTCTCCTTCTCCAGCTGTGCCGAGCTGAACTTGCTTTATGAGCAAGCCCTGGGTTTGCAGCTGATGCCTTTGCTTCAG ACCCTAGATAACctgaaggaagggaagcaccaCCTCCGTGTGCGGCCTGCAGACATTCCTGTTGCAGAGCGAGCATCTCTGAACTACTGGCGGACATGGAAGTGCATCAGCAAACCCTCCGAGTTTCCAATCAAAAGCCCAGCCTTCACAG GTCTTCACGATAAGGCACCTTTGGGACTCATGGACACACCACTGTTGGACACAGAAGAGGAAGTGCACTACTGCTTCCTGCCCCTCGACCTGGTAGCCAAGTATCCAAGCCTAGTGACAGAAGACAACCTGCTGTGGCTGGCCGAAACCGTGGCCCTGATCGAGTGCGAGTGCAGCGAGTTCCGCTTCATTG TGAACTTTCTCCGCTCACACAAGATCCTACTACCAGACAACTTCTCCAACATGGATGTGTTAGAAGCAGAGGTAGAAATCCTGGAAATCCCTGAGCTTACTGAAGCTGTACGGCTGTACCGGATGAGTATAG CGTTGCAACCAAAGCTAGGGCCAAAGGGAGGCCTGCTTAGACTGGGGCAGGAGGAGCCTAACCTTGGGTGGGAAACCAAGCTGCATC GTGGTTGTTCCCGGGCCTCCTGTCCTCCTCCAAGCCCTGGGAAGGGGGGCCGTACAGCTAGTCTGGAGTCGGTGAAACCACTGTACATGATGGCACTGGGCCTTCTGGTCAAGTATCCAGACTCTGCCCTGGGACAGCTTCGCATTGAGAGCACGCTGGATGGAAGCAGACTGTACATCACAGGGAATGGGGTCCTCTTCCAGCATGTCAA GAACTGGCTGGGCACTTGCCGGCTGCCCCTGACTGAGACCATCTCTGAGGTGTATGAGCTTTGTGCCTTCCTGGACAAGAGGGACATCACCTATGAGCCAATGAAAGTGGCTCTGAAGACTCACCTGGAGCCGAGGACTTTGCCACCCATGGATGTGCTCG ATGAGGAGTGGACAGCAGGGATCACTATATATTCACCCCAACAGATCATCAAGCTTTATGTTGGAAGCCACTGGTATGCAACCACCCTGCAGACCCTGATGAAG TATCCAGAACTGCTATCCAACACTCAGAGAGTATACTGGATCACCTATGGACAGACCCTGCTCATCCACGGTGATGGCCAAATGTTCCGACACATTCTCAACTTCCTGAGACTTGGAAAACTGTTTTTACCATCAGAATTTAA GGAATGGCCTCTCTTCTGCCAGGAGGTGGAGGAATATCATATTCCAGCCCTCTCAGAGGCCCTTGCACAGTGTGAAGCATACAA GTCATGGACTCAGGAAAAAGAATCTGAAAATGAAGAAGCTTTTCCTATTAGGAAGCTGCATGTGATGACAGAAGGAACAGGGTCGATGGCAGAGTTCAGTAGAGATGCCAAGGAA accaCAACCTGCATGCCTGTGGACTTCCAAGATTGCGGTGACAGGACTCCATGGAACAAGGCCAAAGGGAACCTGACCAGGTCCAGCCAGATGGAAGAGGCTGAACAGTATACCCGTACTATCCAGGTCTCCCTATGCAGAAATGCCAAGAGAGGGGGCAATCCCAGCACATACTCACACTGTTCTGGCTTATGTGCCAACCCCAGACACTGGGGAGGTCACTCTGAGAGCCCTCCCAAGAAGAAGTGTACCACTATAAACCTCACACAGAAATCTGATGCCAAAGACCCTCCTGTCACCCCCATGCAAAAGCTCATCTCTTTGGTAAGGGAATGGGACATGGTCAACTGTAAACAGTGGGAATTCCAGCCAGTGGCAGCCTCCCGGGGCAGCAATTTGGAGGAGGCTACCCTGCATGTCCCCTCAGGAAGTGAGGCTGCTTCCCAACCTGGTACCTCAGCTGCCTGGAAAACTCATTCCATAAACTCAGAGAAGGACACTGGTCCCCAGACTgggcctggagctggagctggagtgaaAGACAAGGGTCCAGAGCCAACTTTTAAGCCATACTTCCCCACAAAGAGAGCTGTCACCCTAAAGGACTGGGGCAAACAAAGGCCCAAGGAGAGAG AAACCCCTGCCCCTGAACAGCCTCTGCCTACTGTTAATGGGACAGAAAACCCAGGAGTCATCCTCAAAGTCACCCACCCCCCTGTGGTGGGTAGTGATGGCTCCTGCATGTTCTTTGAAGACAGTATCATCTATACCACCCAGATGGATGTCAAGCATACATCACTCACAGCCAGCCCCCAACCTCGAG AAGTGACTTTCTTGAGTTTCTCTTTGTCCTGGGAAGAGATGTTTTATGCACAGAAATGTCACCGCTTCCTGACTGACATCATCCTGGATTCCATCAGGCAAAAGGACCCCAAAGCTATCACAGCCAAGGTGGTGTCCCTAGCCTACAGGCTATGG ACACTGAACATCAGCCCCAAGCAGTTTGTGGTGGATTTGCTGGCCATCACTGGCTTCAAGGATGACCGGCACACTCAGGAGCGTCTGTACAGCTGGGTAGAG CTCACACTGCCTTTCGCCAGAAAGTATGGCCGTTGCATGGACCTGCTCATCCAGAGGGGACTGTCTAGGTCTGTCTCGTACTCAGTCCTGGGCAAGTATTTACAAGAGGGCTAG